TGCCACAGGAAAATCGTATTTGTCGATGCGAGTTTTATGGCTATTTAAAAGGAACTGGCTAAGTGAAATGCACATAGAGCGGCTAACTTACGGGGGCAAGATCATAAAACAAACCCTCAGACGTGTGAGGGTGTCGTAAAAAAAGTAGTTTTATTGTATGTGCTTAGAGTAGTCAGCACGTGTAATTCCCAGTTTTTTCCCTCTACGTTTGACAACCGCTCATAATTGAAACAGTCAAGAggaacaaaaattataaattatcacCCGCCCATCAGCGggtagatttttaaactttccaCCACTATCAAAGGACAGGGTACCCAAACCACCGCATCAATATTGAAAAGCCAGCTTGAGGTCCTTCCGTTTCCTGATTTTCAGTTTGGTTCCCAGTCCTCAGACAACCCCCCATGGTTCTATGTGGCAGTCGCACTTTGGACTTCACAATTGGTGGCTAAAATGAAACAGCAGTAAGTCGCTCGAAACTGTCAGTCTGTGGCCAAACGGTTCCGTTTCGATGCGGTTCTTTTCTAACCCCCGCCAAATTGtgggacattttattttgtaatgtgAAATCAATAAGTTGGCCATTAAATGCATGCTAGTCACGTAATGCAATAGATATCATGTACTTTTGATTGCACATTGTGTCATTACCAGAGCAATCGAATGTGTCATTTCCTGATCTAATCAATCAATCGCCTTTCCTGTAACATCTCAAAGTGGTCGGGTGGGTAAACAAACCCCTGGAAAACCTTGCACTCGTCTTCCGCGAACCGAAAATCAACACAACCACATGTTCTCTATCCGCAGTCCTATAATCATGTTCGATCTGGTATACAAATAGTCGCAGACTTCAACAAGGCATAAATCTATTCGCACCATTGAACGCCagaaattaaacattaatAACGTACTAGAAAAGCCAtatcgaataaaatatatctcCAAGTATATTTAGAGATCATCGGCGTAGtcagcaaaaaatatttgcgcTGATGTTGCTCGTCAATTCTTGTGTTTTCAAAGTGCCGTGTGTCATATGCGAAACAATTTCAAAAACGAATTACTCGAAAATAGACGCTGACTCTGAAGGTCTATAAATATTCTCGCCAATGCGAAACCAAAACTAACATAAACACACCTGGCTGAAGgcgttttatttaatatttatgactgaaaaaaatgatattaaaacaaaaaataatttatttagtttggcAAACCCCATGGCAACGTATTTTCGTGGTCAACGTCACGGAGCATAAGAGATACCTATAGATCTACGGTTGGGATGCCGGGGAATTAATAGAAATGTGAATAATGCTTGCAAGTGGGTGTGGGATgtgtcaaaaaaaatgtagttcCTAAGTGCCGACTTTATTTTGAGGGGAGGGTTTCTTAAAGTGCAATAGGAAAAAGCACTTGCCTTTAGGTGGGTGGTACACACTCTTAAATTACTCACTTATTATACAACACTTTCAACAGGCAcgtgttataaatattataatataactAAGGATTTGTCAACATTATATTAGAGTAAAAACGATCTCTTAAGATTTTCTCTTGAGTGAGAGTTTTGAGTGCTGTGAAAAGCTTTCGGGTCAGCTGTGTGAGGCATATTGgcatcatatttatatttagaaaatcATTTGGATACGGTTATGGAACATTTCGAATGTTTTTCTCGAGaggccaacacacacacccaaGGATTTATTCCTGTACGTATGTATATAGAGAACTTTTTGTGCGTATGTTgagcaattatttttcacgATGTTTGTCGGCCGAACAAGCTATATATAGACCAGATGAGGTGGCTCAATCCGAACCGAATCCCCCGAAACAAACTGAATTGAACTCAACCCAAACACCCACCCACCGGTCATCATTCCAACCAGGTAGCCATCCACCCATTTGAATGCAGAATTCTCAGGTATGCGCACccaattaaatcaattaaaactaCGAAAAACCATTTCGAAATCATTTTGTTTTCATGGAACCCACTGGGGCATATATTATTGGAtgttatgtgtgtgtatgcagAATATGTATGctgatatatataaatattttatatctgCCATGGCTCGCATCCGAATCAGAATGCAAGAGATTAGATGGGTGAGAAATCATTCAAATATCATTATAAATAATCAGATTTCATAAGTATAACGTAAGAACTAAATCAGCTAAATATACAACATCATATCTTTCTTTCATCAATGTTCGTCGTAAGAGTATATAAAATTTGTCAGTTGGCACAAGGTATGCTTTTTGGGTATTTCGGTTTGGAGCATATAAGACATACTTGGCTGGTCATCGAAAATAgttaaagatacaaaaaaagtaataacgaCTTTGGCTCGCAGTAGTTGCTTCCTTCGTTTGTGCGGTGACTGTACCTGCAGAAAGTTTGGCCTTTCTCGCTGTGGTTAATGTCGTTTAGTTCGTTAGTCTGTGTTCGATGGTTAGTTTCGCTTTGAGTCGTAAGTTCATTTTGGTTTCAGTTTTatgttttcaagtttttttttttctcatttattcttttcttgttttcatatTAAACTTATTCTCACATAACCTAAAGAAATATGGTTTGCATTTACTGCATCGTTGATCAAAAATCGTTGGAAGCAAAACGAAGACTAAGTTAGCTAATTTCAGGGATAGTTAGTTAAAACAGATAGGTCATTAGACAAAAGTATCGGAACGGTTCACAGACATGGATGTGGGTTTCGATTAGGTATACATAAGCTGTTCGTTTAGAACGTTGTCAAAGCGCCCGCGCCCAGACCATAGCCCACACCCTTGGGTCCAAAGTTGCGGCCGTAGCAGGCCCGGCAGTAGATGTCGCCGTCGGGTCCGTCGTTCAGATTCGTCGAGTCCAGCGACTTGCGGCAGTCCGAGCAGTAGAAGCACCTCTTGTGCCAGATCCTGGTCTTGCTGATCATCTGCTCGGCGGCGAACACGGCGTAGCCGCATCGCGGGCATCCGCCCGAGGTCTTCTGTCCGGCCAGAGCGCGGCCATCGGGGAACTGGATGGTGCTCTCGCCGCTGGTGGACACCAGAGTGGGGGCATGGCCGTAGCCAAAGCCCTTGGGTCCGAAGCGCTTGCCGTAGCAGGCACGGCAGTGGATGTCGCCATCGGGTCCATCGCAGGCCAGCACAGAGTCCAGCGGCCTGTGGCAGTCGGTGCAGTTGTAGCACTTCTTGTGCCACACCTTGCCCTTGGACAGCTGCTGCTCGGCGGCGAACACGGCTCCTCCACATCGGGGGCATCCCTCGCCCTCGCGAGCCTTGATCGACGTCGTGTCCGGGTTGTAGAAGGGCCTGTTGGCGCTGATCTGATCCTCGGTCAGGCCATCCGTCTGCAGGAAACCAGAGCCGCAGGCAAATCCATAGCCATGGGGTCCCCACTTCTTGCCGTAACAGGTGCGGCAGTAGACATCCTTGTCGGGACCATCGCTGGCATTGATCGAGTCCAGAGTCTTGTGGCAGTCCTTGCAGTTGAAGCACTTCTTGTGCCACTCCCGGCCCTTCGAGAGCTTCTGCTCGGCGGCGTAGACTACGCCACCGCAACGGGGGCAGCCCTCACCTGGACGGGCTTGGATCTTGTCCACATCGATGGCGGCACGGATCTGCGGTGCACCGTCGTCGTGAGCATAGCAATCGGACTGCAGGGCACCGCCGCCCTGGCCATAGCCATAGCCCTTGGGTCCGAACTTCTTGGCATAGCAGCCCTTGCAGTAGATGTTCTTGTCCGGAGCCTCGCAGCACAGGATCGAGTCCAGACCCTTCTTGCAGGTGCCGCACTTGAAGCACTCCTTGTGCCAGCTGCGTCCACGGGCCAGCATCTGTTCGGCGGCGTACACATAGCCGCCGCAGCGGGGACATCCCTCACCCTCGGGGGCACGAGCAATGGCTCTGGGCTCCAGACGGGCTCCGTTTCGCACAGAGGGACCATCGCCGTTTTCGCGCAGGAACTGTGACCCGTTGTCCATGGAGAGGGTGCCCGCTCCAGTTCCGAATCCATAGCCCTTGGGTCCGTACTTGCGACCGTGACACGTCTTGCAGTAAAGCTCACGCTCGTGCTCAGCGCAGTTGGTGGAATCCAGAGATTTGTTGCACATGCCGCACTTGAAGCAGTTCTTGTGGAATACATAGCCGCCAGCCAGACGCTCCTCAGCGGCGTAGACGCTCTTGCCGCAGCGCGGACACTTGGCGGCCTCGATCGGTTGGAAGGAAGGCATTATGTCTGTGATTCGGTTTTGTTAACGCTATCGAAATGATCTACTCGAGTACAATTACTATActtattaagtttattatcTGAAAGTGCAGAAAAAGAACACATAGAGTCGATGGAAACGTGGTGTTATTTCTGCTTCGAGATGCAGGCGGAAGTTTCAGTGGTGATGAAAGCGATGGATGAGGTAAGCACCTGCCATTGTGTGTTTCGTATTCCTGAGAGCCAGACAACTCTACAATTCAgcgttttttattaaatatatttaaaatgattccaattggtgtttataaaaaagtcGTATagtttcattaattttttagatttctttTTTAGTTTGAGTAGCGACAGAAAACATGACAAGTTTATATCTGCCTTTATTTAAGGGTTTTCTTATTTAGCACATGTACTAAAACCGCTCTAATTAGAACCGCTTGTCATTTTAGATACGTTCATCTCATGTTTTTAGTAtaccatttaaatttcaacATGACGCTCGACAATTTTCTCCTCAATTTTCATTATGTAGATCATCTATCAAAATTCTTATCTGTCAGTCGAGGCGTCATCGCCTGTGCCAGAAAATTACCCAACCGGACGTCTACGTAATACATATAGAAGATTCTTATGTTAATTatcagaaaataacatatttttcacaaaaacaaaaaattataggaGGAATTTTTTGAATCACAGAAAACAGAGGAAAACATGAGCAATAAATGTGTATCTATAcagaatattttgtataaaaataacgcAGACAGGTAGAAAGATTTGGGaaagcacacacaaaaaatgacCGCCTCTATGACAGATATATATCTGGGTGTTCTAGAACTGAGTCACATCTAAAGCATCACCAATAGAGAATCGTCCCTGGCCGGTAATCTGGTTATCTAGCGGTTGCGATGGGTTAATCAGGTGTTTTGCAATGGTGGCTGTGTGCAATATCGGTCAAGAGCTGGCAATATCTACCCGATGGGGGTATATGGCTGCACCTATATAACGGGATAGAACCTACAACGCACTAAAACCACACACGGAAGCGCCGAGTACTGAACTGGAAGATTGCTCAAAGCAAACTAGTCTATATAATTGTGAGTGCACACGGCACGGCAAGGCGGTCGACTTTTCGCCGCTGCCACTGAGTTTTCCTGCTCAGCTCTGAGTTGAGAAACTTTAGATGCGGCAACACGGAGCCGATTTCCTTCGTTTCATTTCAGTTTTCATCTAATATCGCCAGAGAGTGGGAAggaaatataatggtattggTTGAGTCTGCggtttatcatttttttttcgcttcttggttaaaaaaagtttttcatttcACATTCTATACTCGCTTCTTCTTGCCCGTtcacttgttttttatgatggctattttttgggaaaaatgtTGTGTGAACATTTTTTCCCTTGGGGGAGCGCATCGTAGAAGATCGTAAAGTTTGCGGTGCATTTTTTTGGTAGTATATCAAAGAATTAGACATCTGGGAATTTGTTTACATTCAAGCgaatcatttaaattaaacgcGCAAAGTTTAAGAGACATTTAACTTGTAAGAGCTAAATATAAGAATATGTCGATTTAGGATTTGTTTTTCAAGTATATCAAAGTTAACGATAAGAGCAGAAACTAACGATTTCAAATCCCTAAATTGTCGAATAATTCCGCAAAAAAAAGTCCTCATAGATAATTCTCATTTCATTGAGTCAAACAGCTGCGGAAAAGTTattccacacacaaaaaacgaAATCTATAAATAATAGTGTGTGGGAAAAATGCTTCCTCTGTGGAGCCATACATTCCTCTCATTTGTGGGTCAAATTATGGTCCAAATTACACACGAGTTCTAAAATTAAACGTTCGCTTGACAAAGTGTAAGTTCTTCGCTTCAGTTTGTAGCAGCTTTAACCGATATTTTTCAGGCACACACAACACTCAGTTATTGGATTAGTTGCGAGTGATGACTAGAGTTTTTCCAGAACTGATATTTACTTTTCGTTCGTAATAATAAGGTTCGCAAGAGAAATATCcttaattttagtttagcttCGATTAACAACGATTTTCGACTGATCGCGCTGAAAAATTTGTCAAGCGCTTTGAGTCTTCGTCTGCACACGGCACGAAGGCGACGATGTCGCCAGAGAAAACGATAGGGATGACTATACAGCCccaacaataaatatattagcGACCAGAACAACAAACCCAACAAATCACATCATTTCTGCTCTCACGTACATATATGCCTGTATATATGAAAtgtgtttaataaaatttatagacGGACATTTTCTAGCAGAATATTCCAGGTGGAGATGCTCATGACAAGGCGAAAAAAATTGATGTTGCTGTTTTATTGGACCGACAACATGGTTCAACTGTCTTGTTCAAAGCCACTGGGCTGTCTGCCTTTCGGTCCATCGCCACTTCAACAACATCAATAAATTAACATGcgcatttgcatttaattaaaattcgatAATATTTTACCATGCATTTTTGGTTCaaaaggaaattaatgggGCATGGGTACATCATTGGGCATCAATCAAGTAGGAAAAATAGAATCAGACATGGCGAGGGCCATATTCGACCAAAGTCTACCCTTGAAAGGGGAACCAAATTAAAgggaaacaacattttaaaatcgtctCATTAAATTTTGACGTTTTTACAGATGTGCGGCAatagattatttttattgattaacttacacttaaaataaattaagtaaaataaaattaaataaagaaaaaatgcatGTAGGCCCGTTAAAATATAACTaacatattttatgttttagatcaaatctaaaacaaatttatcagataaataaacttatttgttaatttatatttataataaataatcggGAAAGCCCACAGTTCAAGTAGCattgaaaaacaagaaattctTTTAACATCCAAACGGGTGTGCAACACCTTTTGTGTAATTAACGCGCACCTTGCGCTTTCGACAGAAtttctttaaacatttttaacatgcATGTGTAATTGCATTTTCCATTTGTAAATATGATACAAAATTTGGCAAGGCGCCTGCGTTCAAAACTTTTGAGGAGTGAAACAAATATAGTTGTACCAAAACTATTCTCTCTGTCCTACGCCTTAGGTTTGATCAGAGAACACCTTTTTGACACGCTGTACACAAGTGTAAAAGATAATGGGCAACATCATTTAAACTGCAACAATGTATCCAAAAAGAGAGTGGGCAATTTAAGAGATATGAAAGGCAATCAACTCAAGAGATCCCAGAATAAGTTGCTCAAGAGGCAAAAAGCTCATCAGTTACTTGACCACTCTTTTGGAAcggtaatttaattgtttatcaGTCTATTTATAGGTTATATTCTAAAAGATAAACAATGTATGATGGAACTTACCCTCTTGGAGCTCTTCTCGATTTCCTTCTCAAAGTCTGTTAGCGGTGTCAGTGCCACATGAACATCTTTAATGTCATACCGCGATATTAagctgcaaatgcaaatgaaaaatgtaataagTATAAAAAACTTCTCTAAGGGTATGTTAATTCAATATAAAAAGGTCTAATACAGGGTTAGTTTTTTAGTATTGTCTACAATTAGGCCAATTGGtttgatatttattaaaataatattacaaaaacataCGTAAAAGGTCTGGTTTCTCAGTAAAGTTAGgcacaaaaacattaaaaaagcaataattcccaattataaattttacagaatagttttttatatcttgATACTGTAAAAGTATCAAGAAAAAACTGTAAATTAGGGACAAATATACTACTTTTAATTATGGAACTTACTAATTGAGTaactttttgaatatttattttactaattgAGTATATGATTATTACTGTGCCATTTCGCTATTTGAAACCAGGCCTTACTACAATTAAACTaccaaaattttgaaaaatttgaattgtAAAAGACCTTTTCTTTGTGATTCTCGTTCCCCACCTATTGTTATCGTCCAGAGCGGAGCCTGCAATAGAAGCACTCCCGGTGGACTTGGCAGAGTCCGCCTTTCGTTTTTTAGATGTCGAATTGGAGGAGCTGCCAGAAGAAAGGTTCGCAGAGGTGAGACTGCTTCCCGTCGACGAAGATGAGCTACCCTTATTGGTGCTCAGATTGGTGGCCCCAGTGGAGGATACTCCACTTAAGCCCGGCGTCATTGTTCCGGGCAGATTGCTCGTAGACGAACCAGCGCCTGATAAATGCTCTCTTTCGGAATTTGAACTGTTGCCGAATCCGGAGGATTCGTTTAAAGTCGAGCTCGAGGTTGTTCCTGATCTTAGCTCGGATCCAAATCCAGAGCTACTGGTACTGAGCTGCGGATTACCCAGATTGCTGGCCGATTGTTGCTTCGCGGCTGAGCTTCCACTTCCTGCTCCATTTGTGCTAAGATTATGGGCATGATTTGAATGCTCATTGGTTGTGGAAGAAGTGGAGCTATTTCCAGCGGCCGAACTGCTCACATGGGTCCCAGTTCCGCCACTAGTAGCTGTTGAAGTGGATGAACTGGGGGTGCTGATACTGCTGGTtgtgctggtgctgctggtgGCACTTGGTATTTGAATAGAGTCTTTGTTCTTCGAAAGCTTTGATGAGGATTTCTCTCGTGTCGACGATGAGTTTGAAGATGTTGATGAGGCTGATGAGTTCGAGAAATTATTATTGGCTGAATTGCTAGCGCCATCTTTTCCATCCTTATCCTTGCTAGAGGTGGATTTGCTTAAGCTTTTGCTATGTTTCTCCTTGTAGCTACTGCTGCTACTGCTCGAGCTGCTAGCCGATGATTTGGTGGTGGCTACTGCTGTTGACGATTGACTGGCCGTCGATTGCGTAGCTCCACCGCTGGAAGCTGCTAGGTTAGCTCCACTGGAGCCACCACTAGCCACGTTTCCAGCACTGCCAGAGGATCCGCTGCCTCCTGACAGGTTATTGCTTAAATTACTGCTAATATTGCCGATTGTATTACTACTGCCTGGTAGTAAACTGCTTCCAGCTGCCGGATTGCTTGCACTTCCTGAGTGCGCAGAACTTGAAGAGGGGTTGGCAGCGACTCCCGTTGAGGATGATgagctgctgctactgctgctcgAGGATTTGCCGGATGTATTGCTTTTGCGCTGC
This portion of the Drosophila takahashii strain IR98-3 E-12201 chromosome 3R, DtakHiC1v2, whole genome shotgun sequence genome encodes:
- the Mlp84B gene encoding muscle LIM protein Mlp84B gives rise to the protein MPSFQPIEAAKCPRCGKSVYAAEERLAGGYVFHKNCFKCGMCNKSLDSTNCAEHERELYCKTCHGRKYGPKGYGFGTGAGTLSMDNGSQFLRENGDGPSVRNGARLEPRAIARAPEGEGCPRCGGYVYAAEQMLARGRSWHKECFKCGTCKKGLDSILCCEAPDKNIYCKGCYAKKFGPKGYGYGQGGGALQSDCYAHDDGAPQIRAAIDVDKIQARPGEGCPRCGGVVYAAEQKLSKGREWHKKCFNCKDCHKTLDSINASDGPDKDVYCRTCYGKKWGPHGYGFACGSGFLQTDGLTEDQISANRPFYNPDTTSIKAREGEGCPRCGGAVFAAEQQLSKGKVWHKKCYNCTDCHRPLDSVLACDGPDGDIHCRACYGKRFGPKGFGYGHAPTLVSTSGESTIQFPDGRALAGQKTSGGCPRCGYAVFAAEQMISKTRIWHKRCFYCSDCRKSLDSTNLNDGPDGDIYCRACYGRNFGPKGVGYGLGAGALTTF